In a genomic window of Natranaerovirga pectinivora:
- the cls gene encoding cardiolipin synthase — MKILKIINNRILITSVILLVQMVWFIIFLIRLTRYYAWVSAIFSILSILIVLYIIKKDDNASFKIGWIILIMALPLSGALFYLFFGNKRASKAMHARLSKEYEKTIELIKVDQGVLNEIGDMSERVLGTARYIHNKSFFPIYKNTATTYYPLGETMYGDMLLELEKAERFIFLQYFIIEEGKMWDGILNILTKKVAEGVDVRLIYDDVGSLFVLPNDFSQKMERIGIKCMAFNKVRPILSVILNNRDHRKILIIDGHTAFNGGINLADEYINEKLKFGHWKDTGVRLKGEGVWSFTLMFLEMWNAFKKSNDVLENFKPPIKNIQSNEDIGYVQPFSDSPFNNEAIGENIYIELLSQAKRYVYIFTPYLIIDNEMKSALCMAAKRGVDVRIVTPGIPDKKIVFRLTRSNYLPLLKAGVKIYEYTPGFIHGKSYVCDDELGVVGTINMDYRSLYLHFECGTFLYKTPSIMDLKKDSLETIDKSKEIKVNNCKQGLFGSLFDAVLRVFAPLF; from the coding sequence ATGAAAATACTAAAAATCATTAATAATAGAATACTTATAACATCAGTAATACTGTTGGTACAAATGGTATGGTTTATAATTTTCTTAATAAGGCTCACAAGGTATTATGCATGGGTGAGTGCCATCTTTTCAATATTAAGTATACTCATTGTTTTATATATCATTAAAAAGGATGATAATGCTTCTTTTAAGATTGGATGGATTATTCTTATTATGGCATTGCCATTATCTGGAGCCCTTTTTTATCTGTTTTTTGGAAATAAAAGGGCATCTAAAGCGATGCATGCTCGCCTAAGTAAAGAATATGAAAAAACAATAGAACTGATAAAGGTAGACCAAGGGGTTTTAAATGAAATAGGTGATATGAGTGAGCGTGTTTTAGGAACAGCTCGGTATATACATAACAAAAGTTTTTTCCCTATTTATAAAAACACAGCAACGACCTACTATCCTCTTGGGGAAACAATGTATGGAGATATGTTGTTGGAGTTAGAAAAGGCAGAGCGTTTTATTTTTCTTCAGTATTTTATTATTGAAGAAGGAAAGATGTGGGATGGTATTCTTAATATACTTACTAAAAAAGTGGCAGAAGGTGTAGATGTTCGTTTAATATATGACGATGTAGGATCACTTTTTGTATTGCCTAATGACTTTAGTCAAAAAATGGAGAGAATAGGTATTAAATGTATGGCTTTTAATAAGGTTAGGCCAATCCTTTCTGTGATTCTTAATAATCGTGATCACAGAAAAATATTAATCATTGATGGGCACACAGCGTTTAATGGTGGTATTAATCTGGCAGATGAATATATTAATGAGAAACTAAAATTTGGGCACTGGAAAGACACAGGCGTCCGATTAAAGGGGGAAGGTGTTTGGAGTTTTACATTGATGTTTTTAGAAATGTGGAATGCTTTTAAAAAAAGCAATGATGTATTAGAAAACTTTAAACCTCCTATTAAGAACATACAGAGTAATGAAGATATAGGTTATGTACAACCATTTTCAGATTCACCATTTAATAATGAAGCAATTGGTGAAAATATCTATATAGAGCTCTTATCTCAAGCAAAACGCTATGTTTATATTTTTACGCCCTATCTTATTATAGATAATGAAATGAAGTCCGCCCTTTGTATGGCAGCAAAAAGAGGTGTGGATGTAAGAATCGTTACCCCCGGTATCCCAGATAAAAAAATTGTATTTAGACTTACAAGATCCAACTACTTGCCATTGTTAAAGGCCGGGGTTAAGATTTATGAGTATACCCCTGGTTTTATACACGGGAAAAGTTACGTCTGTGATGATGAGCTTGGGGTTGTAGGTACAATCAATATGGATTATCGTAGTTTATATCTCCATTTTGAATGTGGCACCTTCTTATATAAAACACCTTCAATTATGGATCTGAAAAAAGATTCCCTTGAAACAATAGATAAAAGCAAAGAGATTAAAGTAAATAATTGCAAACAAGGACTTTTTGGAAGTTTATTTGATGCAGTGCTTAGAGTCTTTGCACCTCTTTTTTAA
- a CDS encoding cysteine desulfurase family protein, with the protein MIYLDYAANTPASEAVIQRFMNCERTYPMNPNSNNPLAEEAKNQLNQGKEAIAKCLQIQPQELIFTSSGTESNNLAIKGIAKEYGARRKHIITSFLEHSSVLGPIEQLAKEGYEIDYVDINQQGQVDIAHLKGLLREDTLLVALCQVDSEMGIIQDIENIGRVIKEESSAFFHIDGTQAVGKIFQSLKYVDSYTFAGHKIYGLNGSAALVLKENVIIEPLHHGGLSISPFRSGTPSLGLIDALAFALSEIEKNRDKNLAYVTSLNEELRSFFKGFDFIRINSTDQSVPFILNITLKGIKAEVVKNELAKKNIYVSTKSACSSPYTPSRAVFALTKDKKGATSTLRISLSHLTTKEELEAFKTAFKDSVK; encoded by the coding sequence ATGATATATCTTGATTATGCTGCGAATACCCCTGCTAGTGAAGCAGTTATTCAACGCTTTATGAACTGTGAAAGAACTTATCCAATGAATCCTAATTCAAATAATCCTTTGGCAGAAGAAGCAAAAAATCAATTAAATCAAGGGAAAGAAGCAATAGCAAAATGTTTGCAAATACAACCTCAAGAATTAATTTTTACGTCATCAGGGACGGAATCCAATAACCTTGCCATTAAAGGTATTGCAAAGGAATATGGGGCAAGAAGAAAGCATATCATTACTAGTTTTTTAGAACACTCATCTGTTTTAGGTCCTATTGAACAATTGGCAAAAGAAGGCTATGAAATTGATTATGTAGATATTAATCAACAAGGTCAAGTAGATATAGCCCATTTAAAAGGTTTGTTACGAGAAGATACATTATTGGTAGCCTTATGCCAAGTGGATAGTGAGATGGGGATAATACAAGATATTGAAAATATAGGCCGTGTCATAAAAGAGGAATCTTCTGCATTTTTCCACATAGATGGTACCCAAGCTGTGGGTAAGATTTTTCAATCATTAAAATATGTGGACAGTTATACTTTTGCAGGACATAAAATCTATGGCTTAAATGGAAGTGCTGCTTTGGTATTAAAAGAGAATGTTATTATAGAACCATTACATCACGGAGGTTTAAGCATATCGCCATTTCGTAGTGGTACGCCATCCTTAGGGCTAATTGATGCATTAGCATTTGCTCTTAGTGAGATTGAAAAAAATCGTGACAAAAACTTGGCATATGTAACAAGTCTAAATGAAGAATTAAGAAGTTTTTTTAAAGGGTTTGATTTTATACGAATCAATTCCACTGATCAATCAGTACCTTTCATATTAAACATTACATTAAAGGGTATTAAAGCAGAAGTGGTAAAAAATGAATTAGCAAAGAAGAATATATATGTATCAACTAAATCAGCTTGTAGTTCGCCGTACACACCATCTAGAGCAGTTTTTGCATTAACAAAAGATAAAAAAGGCGCTACATCAACATTAAGAATTAGCCTAAGCCATTTGACCACAAAGGAAGAATTAGAGGCATTTAAAACTGCCTTTAAGGATAGTGTCAAATAG
- a CDS encoding AAA family ATPase encodes MNNSYHLNRIVENIEKVIIGKREIVELVVISMVCNGHVLIEDVPGVGKTSLVSALAKSIDASFKRIQFTPDILPSDITGFTLFNQKSGEFEYRTGSIMSQIILADEINRTSPKTQASLLEVMEENQVTIDGNTYKVPQPFMVLATQNPVEYLGTYPLPEAQLDRFFIKISLGYPLADEESRILSELQLKNPMHSLNPAAKSSDIAAIQQEVKNIHVDKSLCDYIVNIVGETRRSPNILLGSSPRGSISLFKAAQAWAYYNNRAYVIPDDIKKMVVPVLSHRILLKQETKLKKLRAEDILVSILNNIKIPVVK; translated from the coding sequence ATGAATAATTCCTATCATTTGAATAGAATAGTTGAAAACATTGAAAAAGTTATAATAGGTAAAAGAGAAATCGTTGAGTTAGTGGTAATTTCAATGGTCTGTAATGGACATGTTCTTATTGAAGACGTACCTGGCGTGGGAAAAACCAGCCTTGTATCCGCGCTGGCAAAATCAATAGATGCAAGTTTTAAGAGAATCCAATTTACACCAGATATTCTACCGTCAGACATTACAGGGTTTACATTATTCAATCAAAAGTCTGGAGAGTTTGAATACCGAACAGGCTCAATTATGAGTCAAATAATTCTTGCAGATGAAATAAATAGGACATCTCCTAAAACCCAAGCAAGTTTACTTGAAGTGATGGAGGAGAACCAAGTTACTATTGACGGGAACACATATAAAGTGCCCCAACCCTTTATGGTGTTAGCAACACAAAACCCTGTGGAATATCTAGGAACATATCCTTTGCCTGAGGCACAGCTAGATAGATTTTTTATAAAGATATCATTAGGCTATCCATTAGCAGATGAAGAAAGTAGAATATTATCTGAACTCCAACTTAAAAACCCAATGCACTCACTTAACCCAGCTGCAAAAAGTAGTGATATTGCTGCTATACAACAAGAGGTTAAAAATATCCATGTAGATAAAAGCTTATGTGATTATATTGTAAATATAGTAGGGGAGACACGTCGGAGTCCTAATATATTACTAGGTTCAAGTCCAAGAGGTTCCATATCTTTATTTAAAGCTGCACAAGCTTGGGCTTATTACAATAATAGGGCGTATGTTATTCCTGATGATATTAAAAAAATGGTGGTGCCAGTACTTTCACACAGGATACTTCTAAAGCAAGAAACAAAACTTAAAAAACTCCGAGCGGAGGATATACTGG
- a CDS encoding tRNA 2-thiocytidine biosynthesis TtcA family protein, translated as MNRAQEVERSINKTFKESIWSKFLKGIKTYDLIQEGDKIAVCISGGKDSMLLAKCMQLLQRYSIYPFEIEYLVMDPGYNPINRKRIEDNAKMLDVPVRIFDTDIFEVVASVDESPCYLCAKMRRGYLYKNAKDLGCNKIALGHHFDDVIETTLMSMFYGSEIKTMMPKLHSQNFEGMELIRPLYMVKEAAIIEWMKHNDLKFIQCACRFTENCVLDGQGGGSKRGEMKALIKKMKKENPYVDMNIFNSTHNVNMDTIQGYRKNGEKHSFLEEYE; from the coding sequence ATGAACCGAGCACAAGAAGTTGAAAGAAGTATAAATAAAACTTTTAAAGAGTCCATATGGTCTAAGTTTTTAAAAGGCATTAAAACATATGATCTAATCCAAGAAGGCGATAAGATTGCCGTTTGTATTTCAGGTGGAAAAGATTCTATGTTATTAGCAAAATGTATGCAATTGCTTCAAAGATACTCTATTTACCCTTTTGAAATTGAGTATTTGGTAATGGATCCAGGATATAATCCTATCAATCGTAAAAGAATAGAAGACAATGCAAAGATGTTAGATGTCCCTGTTAGAATTTTTGACACAGATATTTTTGAAGTTGTTGCATCTGTAGATGAAAGTCCATGCTACCTATGTGCAAAGATGCGAAGAGGCTATCTATATAAAAATGCAAAAGATCTTGGGTGTAATAAAATTGCATTAGGACATCATTTTGACGATGTAATAGAAACCACTTTAATGAGTATGTTTTATGGCTCTGAGATAAAAACCATGATGCCTAAACTACATAGTCAAAACTTTGAGGGAATGGAACTTATTCGTCCTTTATATATGGTGAAAGAGGCGGCTATAATTGAATGGATGAAACACAATGATTTAAAATTCATTCAATGTGCTTGTCGTTTTACTGAGAACTGTGTATTAGATGGACAAGGTGGGGGCTCTAAAAGAGGAGAGATGAAAGCCTTGATTAAAAAGATGAAAAAAGAAAATCCATATGTGGATATGAATATTTTTAACAGTACCCATAATGTGAATATGGATACCATTCAAGGATATCGAAAAAATGGAGAGAAGCATAGCTTTTTAGAAGAGTATGAATAA
- a CDS encoding NAD-dependent epimerase/dehydratase family protein produces the protein MKKVVVTGGNGKTGRWVVKEFLEQGYEVINVDVHARPDDLGTPIKVDLTDLGQVFNALTGADAVVHLAAIPRPRGYTSQVVFQNNVMSTYNILEAAAGLGIQKVVIASSESVYGLAYTGPNYVPMDEEHPLSPIDSYALSKILNEKTAEMFNRKTGMQIVSLRIGNVMEPEDYNRFPSFEAQKRKNILWSYIDARDVGSACRLAIEKDGLGAVILNIAADDTSMSVDNKELMNTCYPNVEDLREPIEGFNTLLSNKKAKELLDWQPIHFWRHYVQEQ, from the coding sequence ATGAAAAAAGTTGTAGTAACTGGTGGAAATGGCAAAACTGGCAGATGGGTTGTGAAAGAATTTTTAGAACAAGGGTATGAAGTCATTAATGTAGATGTTCATGCAAGACCTGATGATTTAGGCACTCCCATAAAGGTTGATTTAACTGATTTGGGACAAGTATTTAATGCCTTAACAGGTGCTGATGCAGTGGTACACCTAGCAGCAATACCAAGGCCAAGAGGCTATACAAGTCAAGTGGTTTTTCAAAATAATGTAATGTCAACTTATAATATTCTTGAAGCCGCGGCTGGATTAGGCATTCAAAAAGTTGTTATTGCTTCTAGTGAATCTGTTTATGGTTTAGCATACACAGGCCCCAATTATGTCCCTATGGATGAAGAACATCCTTTATCCCCTATTGATAGCTATGCTTTATCTAAAATATTAAATGAAAAAACAGCTGAAATGTTTAATCGTAAGACAGGCATGCAAATTGTTTCCCTAAGAATTGGTAATGTTATGGAACCAGAAGATTATAATAGATTCCCTAGCTTTGAAGCCCAAAAAAGAAAAAATATTTTATGGAGTTATATTGATGCACGTGATGTTGGAAGTGCTTGTCGTTTAGCCATTGAAAAAGATGGTCTAGGTGCAGTTATTTTAAATATTGCTGCAGACGATACAAGCATGTCTGTAGATAATAAAGAGCTTATGAATACATGTTATCCTAATGTAGAAGATTTAAGAGAACCTATTGAAGGATTCAATACATTGCTTAGTAATAAAAAAGCCAAAGAATTACTAGATTGGCAACCTATACATTTTTGGAGACATTATGTTCAAGAACAATAA
- a CDS encoding class I SAM-dependent rRNA methyltransferase — translation MTEIRAQKKYDNKYKEGFPLLKESFINYNASVYKEGNIFTLLDHKGQFIAKGYFGNQNKGIGWLLSWKKNEHIDRNFFKSKVSEAINNRSGYYQDTNTTAFRVFNGEGDGVGGMTIDYFDGYYLFNWYSEGIYTFRDEIIDMLCELVDYKGIYEKKRFNESRDDLDKEDFVKGERATFPLIVKENGVNIAVNLDDGPMVGVFLDQRDVRKALMSKYAKGKTVLNTFSYTGVFSVFALMGGASMTESVDLAKRSTHLTIEQMTINGIDDSKQSIVVMDVFDYFNRGKQKDKDFDIVILDPPSYARSKKHTFSAAKDYAQLISKALDMTSKEGMLIASTNHSALKREKFWEMIQQGFAARGEKAEIVESFGLPSDFRVNKALKESDYLKVYFLKRRK, via the coding sequence ATGACAGAGATTAGAGCACAGAAAAAATATGACAACAAATACAAGGAGGGGTTTCCACTATTAAAGGAATCCTTCATTAACTATAATGCATCAGTATATAAAGAAGGTAATATATTCACACTATTAGATCACAAGGGTCAATTTATTGCTAAAGGTTATTTTGGCAACCAGAACAAAGGTATTGGGTGGCTATTGTCCTGGAAGAAAAATGAACATATTGATAGAAACTTTTTCAAAAGCAAAGTAAGTGAAGCTATAAATAATCGAAGTGGATATTATCAAGATACCAACACAACTGCTTTTAGAGTCTTCAATGGAGAAGGTGACGGAGTTGGTGGAATGACCATAGACTATTTTGATGGGTATTACCTCTTCAATTGGTATAGTGAGGGCATTTATACTTTTAGAGATGAAATTATTGACATGCTTTGTGAACTTGTAGATTATAAAGGCATTTATGAGAAAAAAAGATTCAATGAAAGTAGAGATGATTTAGATAAAGAGGACTTTGTAAAAGGTGAAAGAGCAACTTTTCCACTAATCGTTAAAGAAAATGGTGTTAATATTGCTGTAAACCTAGATGATGGACCTATGGTAGGGGTTTTTCTTGATCAAAGGGATGTTCGAAAAGCCCTTATGAGTAAATATGCAAAAGGTAAGACAGTTCTTAATACATTTTCTTATACAGGCGTTTTTTCTGTTTTTGCCCTAATGGGCGGTGCCAGTATGACTGAAAGTGTGGATTTGGCAAAACGCAGTACCCATTTGACCATTGAACAAATGACAATCAATGGGATAGATGATAGTAAACAGTCAATCGTCGTTATGGATGTTTTTGACTACTTTAATCGTGGCAAACAAAAAGACAAGGATTTTGATATTGTTATTCTAGATCCACCTAGTTATGCCAGGTCCAAAAAACATACCTTTAGTGCAGCTAAAGATTATGCTCAACTGATATCAAAGGCACTGGATATGACATCAAAAGAGGGTATGCTTATCGCTTCTACCAATCATAGTGCACTAAAAAGGGAAAAGTTTTGGGAAATGATCCAACAAGGATTCGCTGCTAGAGGTGAAAAAGCTGAGATTGTAGAATCTTTTGGTTTGCCTAGTGATTTTCGTGTTAACAAGGCACTTAAAGAAAGTGATTATCTAAAGGTTTATTTTCTAAAAAGACGTAAATAA
- a CDS encoding aldo/keto reductase yields the protein MNYKTVGKTGIQVSNLCFGSMSFGKNADEEMSKAMFKRCREVGINFFDTANAYSSGRSEEILGECISECRNEIVLTTKVYSPMGNDINARGLSRRHIMLEVENSLRRLKTDRIDFYFVHNFDENTPMEETLKALDDLQRQGKILYPAVSNWAAWQMAKALGLAAKEQLARFELTQPMYNLVKRQAEVEILPFALSEQMGVISYSPLGGGLLTGKYGVNKRPNQGRLVEEKRYTDRYNDEMNFVVAERFSAYAAEHGIKPATLAVAWTMSNPAITAPIIGARNLEQLEDSLAAMNVNMTPEWRKEISSLSITPAPATDRGETLLSDWK from the coding sequence ATGAATTATAAAACAGTAGGAAAAACAGGAATACAAGTTTCTAATTTATGTTTTGGTTCAATGTCCTTTGGTAAAAATGCTGATGAGGAAATGTCAAAAGCTATGTTTAAGCGCTGTCGTGAAGTAGGTATTAATTTCTTTGATACGGCAAATGCTTATAGTAGTGGACGCTCTGAAGAAATACTAGGAGAATGTATCTCAGAGTGTAGAAATGAGATCGTACTTACAACAAAAGTCTATTCTCCAATGGGAAATGATATCAATGCTAGAGGGCTTTCACGTCGTCATATAATGCTTGAAGTTGAAAATAGTTTGCGACGCTTAAAAACCGATCGAATTGATTTCTATTTTGTTCATAACTTTGATGAGAATACACCAATGGAAGAAACCCTTAAAGCACTAGATGATCTTCAAAGGCAAGGAAAGATACTTTATCCTGCTGTAAGCAATTGGGCAGCATGGCAAATGGCTAAGGCCTTAGGACTTGCTGCAAAAGAACAACTTGCTCGCTTCGAATTAACACAACCGATGTATAATTTGGTTAAGCGCCAAGCAGAAGTAGAGATTTTACCTTTTGCCCTTTCAGAACAAATGGGGGTTATATCCTATAGTCCTCTAGGTGGAGGTCTCCTTACAGGTAAATATGGTGTAAACAAACGACCAAATCAAGGCAGACTCGTTGAAGAGAAAAGATATACAGATCGATATAATGATGAAATGAATTTCGTTGTAGCAGAAAGATTTAGTGCATATGCTGCTGAACATGGGATTAAACCAGCAACCCTTGCTGTTGCTTGGACCATGTCTAATCCAGCAATAACGGCTCCAATCATTGGTGCAAGAAATTTAGAACAACTAGAGGATTCTCTTGCAGCTATGAATGTCAATATGACGCCTGAATGGCGTAAAGAAATATCCTCATTATCTATTACCCCAGCTCCAGCAACAGATCGTGGAGAAACATTATTATCAGATTGGAAATAG